The window AGTATACACATCAATATTTTGGTATAATGCCCATATCTTAAACTAGACTTTTCTCCTGTGGTATCTTTGATGCAGATATTTTACTGGTTTTTTGTTTGGGAAATATTCTTGTTAATGGAAATCAAACAAAATAGTGTATATACACTTtgcaagaaataaaataaataaaattcatgtcCGCCTTATTTATGGGGGTCCGAGTCCCTTGCATACGGACATCAGGATATACTAATAGTGGAAAAAACCGTTGGACGGCTTTGATGcataaattataacaatacTCCATTTATTTTAGTACAAGCATTGGACAGACAGTGATGTAACCAACATTTCTAGTATTTGATACTATTATTGCATACTTTTATGTCACAACTCACAAGCATTATCACACTTATGTGTTTGTTTCAGCAGTTTGCACCACCAAAACAGAGTTATTTAAATCTACTCATCTCTTCTCACACCTCATCACTCATAACTCTCTCCCGTTCCTGTTCTTTCTAATTTCTAAAAAGATCCACATTTTTGAGTCTTACATGTTTGTGTTTAAGTTCACTAGTAAAGCAAGCTAAGTACACTTCTGTTTGTTGTTTGTTAAGTGTCTGTTTCTTAATTGGCctgtatttttttgataatgtaACTGTCATGCACTGCTATTACTCAATTCTTATGTCTGCGTAGTCCATGCTCATTTCTTGTTGTAACTATGGATCCATAATTGTTTTAGGGGTCTCATTTTGGGAGAATATTCAAGGATTTCTTGTGTTTAACTGATCCCATTTGTTTTAAACCTCTGTAATTACATTTTGATAAATGGGGTTTCGTTAAACTTGTGCGGccattttggttttttgaattCTTAGTTGTTCAAAGATTTCGTATTAAGAACATAAAGTTCAAGTCATGTAACTGATTTATAAACTATGTGGTTGGTTCCTTTAGTTAGATTTTCGTAAATGTTAAAAAACATAAGAATTGTGGTTAGGTGATGGATCTTAAGTGTTGTCACCTTAACCGTTAGTTGATGTTGCAATTGATGGGGATTCTTGTAGCGTTTTGTTAAACTGAGTACGTTGATCACTGATGAATATAATTCGTTAGTATCTTCCAGGTCTGCTAAGATATGATATTCAAGTAGGAAAATTACAATCTTGATCAGATTAGTGataattagaaaatattcttTTGTCATTCTTTTAAGGATATAACACAATTATTTTTAATGAAGTTGAACTAAAATCATGTCCAGTACTTGTACACTCTAATTCATGGCCCTCCCCCAGGTCCATTTATACGTTGAAAATAATGATCAAGCTATCTCTTACTTTGTGCACATACTTATGAACATATAGTTACCGTTATAATGACCTCTCGAAACCCCTGAGTCAAAACCTACAAGTGTGTCATTTTTAGCTTATCTCAGATCTTTAGTGCTGTAGTTGATTTCAAAGGTGAAAAAAAAAGTCCCTTTCTTCCCTTGGAGAAATTCGTATATATATAATGGAAGAAACATTCGTTCCACTACGTGGGATCAAGAATGATATCCAGAATAGGCTGTTATGCTACAAACAAGACTGGACGGGTGGTCTTCGTGCAGGAATCAGGTATGTGATTTCCACATAGCTCAACAGCAACACCTCGAGTCTCTCATGCTCAAGTGTACGTGCTTTATGATTGTTAAAATTTAACTATATATAATTCTCTGAGTACACAAAGTTACTGAAGTTACTGCTATAAGCATACATAGGAATGATTATGAAAGTACTGCGTATTGAAAGTGTATGATCATGTTGAGCTTTTATTGACCAGAATCTTGGCCCCAACAACATACATATTTTTTGCTTCAGCAATCCCAGTAATATCTTTTGGGGAGCAGCTTGAGAGAGATACTAGTGAGATAACTTCTAAGGCTTATTTTTTGTGTGACATTAGTTATTTTGTCTATGACTGAGAgaagtttaattttaatattgctgCAGATGGAACTCTAACTGCGGTGCAAACTCTTGCATCAACATCACTGTGTGGAATAATTCATTCTATTCTTGGAGGGCAACCACTACTCATACTTGGTGTAGCTGAGCCAACAGTCTTAATGTACACATTCATGTTCAAGTTTGCAAAAGATAGAAAGGATTTGGGTCAGGAGCTTTTCCTAGCATGGACAGCATGGTATCTACTGACCCGACTTAAACCATATGCTTTCAAGCTGGCCATATTCATAAGCTTCTTGGTGTCATTGTTTACAGGGTCTGTGTTTGGACTGCCCTTTTGCTGTTCACTTTAGCCATTTTGGGTGCCTGCTCTATAATCAATAGATTTACCCGTCTGGCTGGAGAATTATTTGGCCTTCTGATTGCAATGCTCTTTATGCAAGAGGCTATTCGAGTAAGAATGCTTTATACACGCAGCTGCCTTTATCTTTTGGTAGAATCTATGATTTTTCCTTAATTCGAAGTAACAACTGTCTTCAGATTTCTGAACAATAGATTGCATATTATTGTTTCAAAACACAATTATCTTCTTTCATAAGTTAGGTTACCTTTAACATTTTAGGCCAAATCTCATAGGTATATAAGGTCTGCTTCAGTGTTCCAATGTGTTGGTACTATTAAGATActtatatagtttattttaaaatttaagtttaTCATCTTATATCTCTCCTGCAATTCCAGGAAATCTGTACAGCCCCCAAACTACCAAATGTTTCTCAAAAATTCCCACAATCTAGTTggattatcaataatttttcTGGAGAACATCTCAGCTTGTTAAGAAAAATTTCTATTTCCTAAGGCTTTGCATCATAATTTTCTGCATCCAGAATCCTTGATGACCAATGTACAAACGTACTATGTAATTGTTTTACTTGCAATTCGAGCATAATAACATCTTTAGCAAAATTTTGTAGGGAGTGGTGGATGAATTTCGCATACCAAGTAGAGAAAATCCCAACCAGGCTGCTCTTCTACCTTCATGGCGCTTTGGAAATGGAATGTTTGCTTTGTTTCTGTCCTTTGGCCTTCTTCTCACAGCATTAAGGAGCCGCAAAGCTAGATCATGGCTCTATGGATCAGGTTTGTTAATTATCTTACGAAGTAGACATGTAAAGTCTATCATTAGGActtgtttgtattttttttggtGACCTATAAGTTAGTGAACATACCTTAAGAGTTTTTGATAGATGATCCTGTCTATTGACAACTTTGTATCATATTCCATGACATTAGTCTTTAAATAGTTCAGCAGTCCTTATCTATTTGACAactcattttataataaattgtttCACCTATAACTAGTATGCATTCATCTTCTTTCTTGCTCTATGTTATCTTCCAGCCTCCCTCCATCCTCTATATTGTCACATATCACAGTATTGTTTCGTCAATCACTCATTCACATGATTATGTTAATATTGTTATTATCGTTAGTTTTGCTGGTAAGTACGAGTAACTTTAATAGTCATCTTCCCCCATTTGACATCTAAAATTTTTAGTTTCTAAATTTCAAATATGCTTTTAAGGTTGGTTACGTGGATTCATTGCTGATTATGGTGTGCCACTTATGGTGCTGGTGTGGACGGCTGTCTCTTACATTCCAGCTAATGATGTCCCAAAAGGTATACCAAGGAGGCTTGTAAGTCCAAATCCATGGTCTACTGGTGCTTACTCAAACTGGATGGTTATGAAGGTTTTTCTTATTCTTTTTACATTACTTCAAAACTATCTCTTTACTTGCTCACTTTACTTTGGAAGAGGGTTCTATTCAATTCTTTTGCTTGAAAATCATAATGTGATCGGTTTGCAGGATATGCTGAATGTACCTCCTATATATATTGTTGGAGCATTTGTTCCAGCAACCATGATTGCTGTGCTTTATTACTTTGATCACAGTATTGCATCTCAGCTTGCTCAGCAGAAGGAGTTTAATCTGAAAAAGCCTTCTTCATATCATTATGACCTCCTTCTTTTAGGATTCTTGGTAACCTCTTGATCTTAGAATTAATTTTGGTGGCCACTAAACAGTCAATTGGTGTGTcatttgtgctagatttcaagttTCCACTCTCATTTATTACTTGACCAGGTCATATTGTGTGGGCTTATTGGCATTCCACCCTCCAATGGAGTAATACCACAATCCCCAATGCATACAAAAAGCTTAGCCACTTTAAAACATCAGGTATGATGTGTGTCTGAAGAAAACAATTCAAATTACTTAAgagttgattttatttgtgtggGTAATACATGCCTCTGAGTAACATGAAAAACTTAAAGGGTTCATAGTATAATCTGTATAGTAAAACATTTTAGACTTACGAAACACAATATATATTCTAGTCCACAAAACAATTTGCAGGCTTTATAATGTATACAGTATCTCCATTTTGTTTATCGACCTATTTCCTAGGAAACACACTGCATTCTGATATTAATCTATAGAGAAACTAATGTGTAATGTTACATTGAACAGCTTCTCCGGAATAAGCTTGTCTCTGCAGCTAAGAAGAGCATTAGTAAGAATTGCAACCTGGGCCAGTTGTACCACAACATGCAAGAAGCTTACGAACATATGCAAACTCCACTAGTCTACCAGACTCCGTCTTGTTTGGTAAATACTTGTACATGCTCATTAATTAGAATATACTGTACCTCGGAAACCCTGCTATAATACAATGTCTTCTAACAGGGGCTTAAAGAGCTGAAGGAATCTACTGTTCAACTTGCGTTGAGCACTGGATACCTTAATGCACCAGATGATGAGACGGTGTTTGATGTGAATAAGGACATTGATGATCTTTTACCTGTTGAAGTCAAGGAGCAACGCCTCAGTAATCTGCTTCAAGCTGTTTTGGTACTTTGTTGTTTAGCAGCCATGCCTCTTCTGAAGATGATTCCTACTTCAGTACTTTGGGGCTATTTTGCGTTTATGGCTATCGAAAGCTTACCTGGAAATCAGTTCTGGGAGAGGATACTTTTGCTCTTCACAGCTCCAAGTCGAAGATACAAGTATGTTTTGTGCACATTCGTAGGAAGGATGAGCTTATGGATGGAAAAATATGCCTCACATTTCACTTGAGCTTTGCCTTTCATTTTAGAACTCAAATTTTATTCCCAAATTTGCATAATCAAGTTTAGATTTACCATGAGTTACTAAATTATATAATCAGAATTTTTGTTCTATATTTCCTTAATTTTTATCGCAATCTTTGCTCCATCATTTACTTGTCAGGGTGTTGGAAGAATATCATGCAACATTTGTCGAAACAGTACCTTTCAAAACAATTATGGGCTTCACCATGCTTCAGACACTGTACTTGCTCCTGTGTTTTGGCATAACCTGGTTTCCCATAGCTGGTGTTCTATTCCCACTATTGATCATGCTCCTTGTTCCCGTGAGGCAGTATATGCTGCCCAAACTTTTCAAAGGAGCTCATCTTCAAGATCTGGATGCCGCAGAATATGAAGAAGCTCCTGCTATTACTTTTACCATGTCCTTTGGAGTAAGTCTTCTAAACTTCTTGTGATTTTGCTATACCTGTAAATATGCTTCAACGTGTTAAAAGTCTGGGTATTTTATGGATTTTGTTTAAATTGCTGAGTTATTTCCATTCCAGTGTCAAATTGTACAAGTACAACCACATTTATGCTCCCCACATGTATATTTATCACTAATTTATCCATAAAAACTATGTTACCTGCACTCAGCTGGATCTGTCCTACATAGACATGTGTTTAAGTGTTGGACTCTGCAATTTTTAAGAACTTTGTATGTTTTTCGCCTAAAACAAAGGGCTGAGTATTTATACTCATGTCAGAGAACCGAGTGTCTGAAATGGTTACTTGAGGCTTAAAAAGGAGTCGGTGTGAGCATGTAGATTTCTTAACTTGACCCCTCATTGTCAAGGGAgtttaaaaacagaaaatatgtCAAGTAGTGTTTTGCCAGCAAAAGCTGTTATTTCTGTTAGACATGGATCTGTAAGCTGGTGGTTAGCACTagtatatactctgattgttctCATTTTGTATGGTTATGAAATGATTAGTGTCAAATGTTCTGTCATCTTCTCATTTCTAAATCTCGAAAATCTCTCATCTATTCTTCTTGATCATTTATATATGTTCTTATTCGATGCCGAAATGTCCTATAACAGTCATAAGACTATGATTTCTAAATGTCCTATAACGGTCATAAGACTATGAGGGTGTTCTGTTCAAGGTTATTGAGGCTGGTTGATGGGAATCAGAACCTCAATCTCATGCATAAGTGTTTAGATTAGTTATTTGGTTGCATGGAATGCCCAATTCTTTTAGGTGGTTAAATCATACTCTTCCCACCCCTTGGGTTTCCATCTATTCCTTTTCCCATTAACCCGTTCCTATACCCTCCATTGTCATTCCCGATTCCCATTCCCAACCTTAATCCAAACGCCCACTATGATTTCTTACTTCACAGTTACTGTACTTGACTGATCTTCAGTCTATATAGTTTGGTAGCTTTCATCTCTTCTGGTATGTAGTAGACAGGTCTTGTAATATAGAGGCTTGGAATCATGAATCAGTTGCCTACTTGCAGGGTGAACATACGGAAACAAGGACTGCTCAGATTGTTAGCGGGGAAATTCAGGATGAAATCGTAACAAGAAGTGGTGGTGAGATTCGTAGGACACAGATCCCAAAAGTAACAAGTTCCACCATAACTTCACAAGAGGATCAAAACCCTGCATTTAGCCCACGAGCATCACAGAAGGCATGTAGTCCTCACATGAACGAGTTAAGGTGTATCGGAGTGAATGTAAAAGGGATTGAAATAACGCAAACACCCAGTCCAGGGACAAGCTGTCCGGGTTCACCCTCAAGCTAATATTCCAGTAAGAGTTTAGTGGTTGTCGAGAGGTCTTATGTGTTGTGATTTATGTTTGGCGTTGTTAATTTGTCTGCACAATGTAACTTATTTGCCTCCTCGTACTGTTTCATGTATCCAAGTATAAAGAGAGCTTGATGACAACTTCCTGATTATAATCGCACTTGACATTATTGCAGCAATTTCTTCTCTTAactgttttcaattttttcctaAATTATTATGTAAATGTAAAAATATACGGACCATATTGATCGAATTGTTTCAAGGTTCTGCACACGCGTTTCAAGGTTCTGCGCAGACGTTTCCTTGTAATCAGGCATTGTGATCCCCCCAACTTCATTCCTCATTTCATTTcgatcccatatctcctttgccaACTTCATTACTCATTTTTAAGAATTGTATAATCATAACTATTCTTCATactattttgaataatataatattcacttCTCTCAGAATTTTGGGATGATTTACaagtttgaccatttcaatccgaTAATgctagtgtttgatagttaacGGATTGAAATTGAGGTTTTGGCTCGAAAAACTAATTctcaaaaagctactttgaggtgTTTTTTGGGATAGAGGTTTTGATATGTGTCACAAAAAGTTGACAGCTATTTTCGAAACAGTTTCACAATAAACTGCTAatccaatccgctagtcaaaacatctatttcaatcagttaatcaaaatatctaattcaatccgctaatagCTAACCGCTAATATCTAAATATATCTAATATAGATCGATACTATCGACGCACCAATACAGGCTCTTAAGATATACTACAAAGACGAGCTGTAGCAACTAAAACCAACTTCCGATTCTGTGTTACCAGCTGCAGTGTCAATATAGTAATGCAGTAGTTAATAACATCACAAATATGTCCTTCATTTTCATATACAGCTTGTTCACCGGGCTTTGAACGAGAGAGTTTAGAAATAGAAACTGAAGCCTTTCTTATATTTACATGGTGCAGTTATGTATGCAAAGGAAAAGTGCACCACCTAAAAGGATCAAGTAAGAAACACAAGTATGACGACAGGAGGAAGTGAGAAGCGTGTATCTGGTCCAACTTCCTGAAAATGCATATCacctgaaatttaaaaaaataaaaaaattacagttttaaatatgaatttaagTTGTTATAATGCAGAAGAATGTATTACAAATGGATGCAAACAACTTTTTATGATGGCTCCATCAAAACAATAaatagtaatatataatttctatTTCGACGGATGCATGCATCTTAGAAGTTGTACCATACTGAAGATGTAAAAGCTGCAATGAACAAAATGAGAGAACGGAAGTGACCAGAATAAACTAAACCATAGGCCCATAATTGGACTAACTAAAATCTTATAGTAAATGTGTATGTATCTGAATATCTGATGACTTCTAATCCAATGTTTATCAGCAAAAGTGACAGTAACTGCCACGCTTGTTCATTTTGCCCCACACACATTCATTTCTATGTTACATCAAGTAGCATAAAAACCAAAAAATGTGAGTTTCCTGGATGGAGATGGAATGGATCAAACTATTGATATAAGTTTCCTGGATGTAAATAGACCAGGGAAATGAAGATTTGTTTTGTTATTTTGACAAAAGATGGATACAGAACTATTGATACCTTAATCAAATGCATAAGGATCATCTGCATATGGATTCAGAGATCCTTCTGAGAACAGATCACCTATATTTGAAGGCTTCTGGAGTCCACCTCCCTTGATTCCCTGCAGATTTGATACATTGGGCTTGAAGTGCTTACAGTATAAAGTGCAAGATTATCAAGTAATAAAAATTCACGTTTTTGTTTGCCAAACCATATAATAATTAAGAGGTCATGCTAGCTGTTCCTTAATGTCTTTTCCTGAAACAGGAGCATGTTGTTATCACACATATGATGCATGCACACAAGTGCTCTCTCCAATTTTTACAGCCATTAAAAAGCTGACATGTATTTTTTCTCTCACAGGTATTATGTACCAATAAGAGGAAGAACTCTTTTAATTAGCAAATGATATGAGTAAAAAAAGTATAAACCATTAAGATTCAATTTGTAAATTCTAACGatgaaaatacaaaaattatactTACTTTGACAACATTTCTGGGAGTATTTGCTTTTGTAGTCCTCGTGCTCCTGCTCCTGTTCTTTTCTGGATCCTAGTAACACAGAAAATTGCGAGATTTTAGTAGATACGTGCATTAAATCCACCAAACATCATATTTTGTTGATGGCTTTAGGTGCAAACAGTTATGACTCTTTGCTATTAATACATACCTCAAACATGACAGTActttttgttcttcttctttttgt of the Daucus carota subsp. sativus chromosome 4, DH1 v3.0, whole genome shotgun sequence genome contains:
- the LOC108192256 gene encoding boron transporter 1 isoform X2: MEETFVPLRGIKNDIQNRLLCYKQDWTGGLRAGIRILAPTTYIFFASAIPVISFGEQLERDTNGTLTAVQTLASTSLCGIIHSILGGQPLLILGVAEPTVLMYTFMFKFAKDRKDLGQELFLAWTAWVCVWTALLLFTLAILGACSIINRFTRLAGELFGLLIAMLFMQEAIRGVVDEFRIPSRENPNQAALLPSWRFGNGMFALFLSFGLLLTALRSRKARSWLYGSVWTAVSYIPANDVPKGIPRRLVSPNPWSTGAYSNWMVMKDMLNVPPIYIVGAFVPATMIAVLYYFDHSIASQLAQQKEFNLKKPSSYHYDLLLLGFLVILCGLIGIPPSNGVIPQSPMHTKSLATLKHQLLRNKLVSAAKKSISKNCNLGQLYHNMQEAYEHMQTPLVYQTPSCLGLKELKESTVQLALSTGYLNAPDDETVFDVNKDIDDLLPVEVKEQRLSNLLQAVLVLCCLAAMPLLKMIPTSVLWGYFAFMAIESLPGNQFWERILLLFTAPSRRYKVLEEYHATFVETVPFKTIMGFTMLQTLYLLLCFGITWFPIAGVLFPLLIMLLVPVRQYMLPKLFKGAHLQDLDAAEYEEAPAITFTMSFGGEHTETRTAQIVSGEIQDEIVTRSGGEIRRTQIPKVTSSTITSQEDQNPAFSPRASQKACSPHMNELRCIGVNVKGIEITQTPSPGTSCPGSPSS
- the LOC108192256 gene encoding boron transporter 1 isoform X1 is translated as MEETFVPLRGIKNDIQNRLLCYKQDWTGGLRAGIRILAPTTYIFFASAIPVISFGEQLERDTNGTLTAVQTLASTSLCGIIHSILGGQPLLILGVAEPTVLMYTFMFKFAKDRKDLGQELFLAWTAWVCVWTALLLFTLAILGACSIINRFTRLAGELFGLLIAMLFMQEAIRGVVDEFRIPSRENPNQAALLPSWRFGNGMFALFLSFGLLLTALRSRKARSWLYGSGWLRGFIADYGVPLMVLVWTAVSYIPANDVPKGIPRRLVSPNPWSTGAYSNWMVMKDMLNVPPIYIVGAFVPATMIAVLYYFDHSIASQLAQQKEFNLKKPSSYHYDLLLLGFLVILCGLIGIPPSNGVIPQSPMHTKSLATLKHQLLRNKLVSAAKKSISKNCNLGQLYHNMQEAYEHMQTPLVYQTPSCLGLKELKESTVQLALSTGYLNAPDDETVFDVNKDIDDLLPVEVKEQRLSNLLQAVLVLCCLAAMPLLKMIPTSVLWGYFAFMAIESLPGNQFWERILLLFTAPSRRYKVLEEYHATFVETVPFKTIMGFTMLQTLYLLLCFGITWFPIAGVLFPLLIMLLVPVRQYMLPKLFKGAHLQDLDAAEYEEAPAITFTMSFGGEHTETRTAQIVSGEIQDEIVTRSGGEIRRTQIPKVTSSTITSQEDQNPAFSPRASQKACSPHMNELRCIGVNVKGIEITQTPSPGTSCPGSPSS